Genomic DNA from Methanosarcina sp. MTP4:
CTACTTTCCCTTATTTTTCACATCCGTGCTTCGTGAACTAACCCCCATGCCGGCCTTCGGTTGTTGAGGAAGGGGTCTCCCCGTCTGCGAGTTAAACAGTGATAAAAAATGGGGACGAAATGGGAGTAAAAAAATGGAGAAGAAACAAGAGTAAAAAAGTAGAGAATAAAAGGGGAAGAAAAGAAGAATTCCGGGAATTAAAGTATCTCTGCGACCTTGAAAAGGACAATCGCTGCAAAACAGAAAAGCAGCGGCAGGATTGCCAGGTTAAAAGAACTGTCAAGGGATTTATTCCATTTGTCTGATGCCGAAAGGACCTCTTTTAAAGAGAGGAACGCTATGAGCCCAACTGTCACTGCAGCTCCGTACTGGGGGAGTCCCGGGCTTGTGACCATTGAAATGGCACTTGAGGAAATAGCGCTTGAAGAGATCGCCGATGAGATGATGCTTAGTAGTATAAATTATTCCTCCTGCAAATAAGTTCCACTTGTGAAATATTGGTATATTGTAAATGATATATTGGAATGATACATTGTAAAATAACGCTTATACACTCCCAAGATACTATAAAAAACTTCTGATTTATTAGCATCCGGATTTTTCCTACGTCTTTTACAATCTTCTATACAGTACCAGATAGAAACAAGGTGCCAACAATATAAAAAATTTGTGCCAATCCTCCTGAACCAATATGTTCTTAAATTCTCCTCCAAATAAGAGAAGTTTCAAATATTAATATGCAGAAGTTCCTCACTTATGAAAAGGGGCCGAAATAAACATGGCAAAATCTGCTTTTTCATGGAAGGGTTCGCAGAATTCTGTCAAGAATTACTGAGAAAAATTAATATAAAGTCTGCGGCAATACATATTTGACTGTATAAAATAATAATCCCTATTTATACATACACATTTATAATATTTCGAGCTCTGGCGCCCAGGGTGGGATTTATTTTTGTGATATGTGCAAAGAACTCACGGCAGAAGTCACTTTTGAATGATACAGGATCACGATAATTTTTTCGAGCCTGATAATAGTACAACTCATTAATATACCTAATACGGAAATCAGGGGAATAAAATCCATTTCTTTAAACAGATATGTTGAGAAAAAACAAAAAGAGAAATATGGACGAGGGTATGAGAATTGAAAAAAACCATAATTGCAATAATCCTGCTGCTATTCACCATGTCCACAGTCTCGGCTGAAACTTCCGGAGGTCCTAGCCCGGGATATATTGCACAAGTTGTGATGAACGGCAGCACACTCTTATTTGCTGACCATTATGACGACACAGCGGACGGCAACTGGATCCAGTTAAGCGGGGGAGACCCGGTTCGATTGCCCGATCCGCTCAGTTTCACCTACCGGGGAGTAAACCGTAGTGAATTCCACAGTGAAAGCCTGGACCTGGCAATGTACCTGAACCTGGGAATGTACGAGGAAGGGAACTATTACAAGGAAATCATCTATCCTTACCCGACCCATCCGCTGTACACCAATGTCACGGGCAAAAACGAAGTATCCCTGGACTTCAAGGGAGCCTCCGGCTTTGCGGGCCAGGGGGTCAGGGTCTACCTGGTAAAAGCGGACCTTGTTTCCGTCCTTGATATGCTTGCCGATATCCGGGCAGCCAATGCGGACGATTTTGAGGCCCTCTTCCTCCGGAACTTTGAGGAATCCGATTACGAGAGGTACCCAGAAACCCTTGACGAAAACGAAGACCTGCTCCTTGATGAAAACGGAGACCTGCACCTCGACCTGGGGCCAAAGGACAGCGGGGATTACGGGATAGTCGTTTTGCTCGACAGTTCCGATGACCTGGCAATTCTCTCCGCAACAGCCTTTAAAGTCCTGCCCTACGGGATGACGGTTGACACAAGCATCGATGAGCAGTCCACTTCAAGTTACGACCTGGACGTCAGCATCGATCTCGACGGGCCGGACACGAGCTACAACTATACAGCCGTCCTCATAGAAGCCAGCAACTACAAAGCCGAACTGGAAATGGAATCCAACGGGGCAAGGACCGGGACAAACCTTTCCATTAATGGCAGAGAGCTTATGGGAGATCTCGACCTTCCCGCGGAATTCAGCTCCGAAACCGATCTGCTGGACTTCATAGGGATCAACACCGAGGACGTGAGTAACTTAAACTCCTTCGCAGTCGACGTTTTTGGGGAAAACACCCAGTTCCTTAAGAAAGACGGACACGGAAACAGTACGAATTTTAATTTCTATCTGGAAAACGTAGAAACCCCCAAAGACTACATCCTGTTCACCGGAGTCTGGAAATCCGGAGAAGGGTTGGTTGCCTTTGACCAGAAAGAAGTCACCGTAGACAAAAAAGAAGATGAAGAAGAAGAAGAAGAAAAGCCCTCAAACGGAGGAGGTAGCTCCTCAGGCGGTGGTGGCGGCGGTGGCGGTGGGGGAGGTGGATCTCCCGAACCTGCAAGCAACGTCCGGATCAAGGAACTTGCCCAGCAGTTCGTTACTAACGGGAACCGCATCAGGTTTGAGTTCATACGGAAAGCCACCGTTGTCGACTACGTGGAATTCGACGCTAAAAGGAGTTTCGGAAAGACCACAACCATTATCGAGGAACTGAAAGAGATCTCCGTCCTGACCCCGGCTGATCCTGACGGGGAAGTCTACAAGCATATTAACATCTGGGTAGGAAACGGAGGTTTTTCAAATACGCAAAACATTGCCAGCCCCGCTGTTGGCTTCAGGGTCAACAAGACGTGGATAGCCGAAAACGAAATCATCGAATCTACGGTCACCCTGAACAGGTATTCCGAAGGCAGGTGGAACGCCCTCCAGACCCGGAAGATCGGGGAAGATGAGGGTTTCATCTACTTCGAAGCCAGCTCCCCGGGATTCTCCCCGTTTGCCATCACAGCCGAAAACAACAAGCCTGTGGTTGAGGGAAGTGAGGAAGCCCAACCTCCCACAGGAACAGAGCAGCCAGAAGAAACCGAAACTCCGGAAACCGAAGAAAGCCCCGGAGAAAAGGAAAAGACCGGAATCTCGAAGAGTTTCATGTCAAAAACCTTTAGTTTTATTATCGGGTTCATGGTGGTAATCCTGATCGGGCTGGCCGTGATGGAGAAACAGAAGCAGTAAACTGAAAAAACCCCTGAAATCCCCTAAAATCCATAAAAACCCCTGAAAAGCAGAGGATAACATTTCTTCTGCTTTTCAAAACTATTCTTGAAAAAAATGCTATTCTGAAGGCAATATTATTCTGGATGTCATATCCTGAAATAATTTCGCCTCGAAACTCGTTTTGTTTTATCCCGAAATGGTTTAGCTTTTTTAATTTTCTTTTATATATTACTATATCGGGCACAGGTGACCCACTATTTTACTTCAACTTCAAATTTGTTTCATATTACATGATCATTCCATAGTACCATGATGGAATTGCAATTCCCTCAACGCTTGACCTTTTGTGCTGCTCACTATTGTATCATGTATTTAACTCCCCTATAGTTTTGAATCTGCGAAATGATTTTAGGCTACAACACATTATAAAAAGATAGTACGAATCTTCATTAAATTTGAGATAGTTTATATTAAAAAATCAATAAAATTCAGAACAAAAAATTGGAACATACATTCCCCTCCCCCAGCAGGGGGATCTAAAAAACTTTGTGAGGTATAATAATTGAAGGACAAGTTAGGTACACCGCTCATACTATTACTACTTTTTATTTTCATAGCCTTATTGCCAGGGGTAGGGGCCTCCTCAGGGGAAGAATACATGGCCATGGTTACCGGCTTGAACGAATCGGAAGTTGGGTACACCTGGATTAACTGGACGTGGACGAACCCGGATGACACGGATTTCAACCGGACAAGGGTCTACATTGATGGTGTTTTCAAGGAAAACACCTCTAACAATTACTACAATGCAACAAACCTTACGAACAACACTCAATACGAGATCGGGACCAGAACAGTAGACCAGGCAGGAAACATAAATTACACCTGGGTAAACGATACGGCTTCAACGATGGAAATGCCGGATACTGAAAAGCCGGTAATTAACGCGGTCAATTTAAACGTAACCGGGACTGAAACAGGAAAACCTATTCTTGTGACAGTGGATGTTACTGACAACATAGAAGTTACGGCAGTACAGGCATCAGGAACAGCCCTGAATTACGAGACAGGAACAATATGGGAAGGAATAATTACAGCTCTTGAAGGAACTCATCAGGTTAATGTTTCTGCAACCGATGAAGCAGGAAACATCGGATGGAACAATTCTACAACTTACACGGCTGTCCCGGTGAATCAACCTCCGGAACTTGCAACAATTGAAGATCAATTGGTTGCAGAAAACGATTCATTGGCATTTACACTAACGGCTAAGGATCCTGATAATGATGAGTTGACATACGCTACAAATGCTACGTTCGGAACTCTGATGGGAAATGAGTTTACATGGACTCCGAATTATGAGGAAAGTGGAACTTACTATGTAGAGTTCAACGTAACGGATGGAGTCCTGAATGATTCAGAAACAGTGACCATTACTGTAGAGAACGTAAACAGACCACCGGAACTGGAATTAATTGAAGATCAATTGGTTGCAGAAAACGATTCATTGGCATTTACACTAACGGCTAAGGATCCTGATAATGATGAGTTGACATACGCTACAAATGCTACGTTCGGAACTCTGATGGGAAATGAGTTTACATGGACTCCGAATTATGAGGAAAGTGGAACTTACTATGTAGAGTTCAACGTAACGGACGGAGTCCTGAATGATTCCGAAACAGTGACCATTACTGTAGAGAACGTAAACAGACCACCGGAACTGGAATTAATTGAAGATCAATTGGTTGCAGAAAACAGCTCATTGGCATTTACACTAACTGCTACGGATCCTGATAACGACGAGCTGACATACGCTACAAATGCTACGTTCGGAACTCTGATGGGAAATGAGTTTACATGGACTCCGAATTATGAGGAAAGTGGAACTTACTATGTAGAGTTCAACGTAACGGACGGAGTCCTGAATGATTCCGAAACAGTGGTCATTACTGTAGAGAACGTAAACAGGCCACCTGTGCTCGTTGATATTGGTGATCAATCTATTGACGAAGGTTCAGAACTTGTGATAAACCTCTCTGCAACAGATAAAGATGGAGACACTCTCACTTTTGCCAAGAACGAAAGCAGCGTTGGAAAGCTTACAGACAAGAACTTTACCTGGACTCCGACGGATGAGGACGCAGGAATATATTACGTAAATTTCAGCGTTTCGGATGGAAAGGGTGGTCTGGACTTTGAGGTAGTTCAGATAACAGTGGGAGACGTAAACAGACCACCTGTGCTCGTTGATATTGGTGATCAATCTATTGACGAAGGTTCAGAACTTGTGATAAACCTCTCTGCAACTGACGAAGATGGAGACACTCTCACTTTTGCCAAGAACGACAGTAGCGTTGGAAAGCTTACAGACAAGAACTTTACCTGGACTCCGACGGATGAGGACGCAGGAATATATTACGTAAATTTCAGCGTTTCGGATGGAAAGGGTGGTCTGGACTTTGAGGTAGTTCAGATAACAGTGGGAGACGTAAACAGGCCACCTGTGCTCGTTGATATTGGTGATCAATCTATTGACGAAGGTTCAGAACTTGTGATAAACCTCTCTGCAACTGACGAAGATGGAGACACTCTCACTTTTGCCAAGAACGACAGTAGCGTTGGTACTCTTACTGACAAGAACTTTACCTGGACTCCTGAATATGATGAAGCAGGAATTTATTCCGTAAACTTCAGTGTTTCCGATGGGAAAGAAGGTCTTGACTTCGAAATCGTGCAGATAACTGTGGGAGACGTGAACAGGAAACCTGTTCTGGCTGAAATAGACCCTCAGTCAACTGCTGAAAACACGGAACTCAGGATAGAGCTTTCAGCAACAGATCCGGATGGAGACCCCCTGACTTACTCCACAAACGCAACCTTCGGAGAACTTGCAGATTATATTTTCCTCTGGACTCCGGCTTATGGGGAAAGCGGCATTTACTATGTAGAATTCACAGCTTCAGATGGGGAGCTTACAGATTCTGAAACAATAACTATAGCAGTTGGAGATGTCAATAGGGCCCCGGCACTAGACTCAATAGGAAACAAAGCTATTGCAGAAAACAGCCTCTTGGCATTCACATTAACAGCTTCCGATGATGATGGTGATGATCTTACATATGGTGCCACAGGCCTTCCCGGTGGGGCCCAACTTAACACGACCAGTGGCCTTTTTGAATGGACTCCGGGCTCTGAAGATTCAGGGGTATATTCGGTAGGGTTCAATGTTACGGACGGAGAATTAACAGATTCTGAGACCGTGCAGATAACTGTTAGCGATGTCACAACCGTCAAGAAAAGCTCCTCAGGCGGTGGTGGCGGCGGCGGCGGTGGGGGTGGAGGGTCTCCTGAACCCGCAAGCAATGTCCACGTCAAGGAACTTGCCCAGCAGTTCGTTACTAACGGGAACCGCATCAGGTTTGAGTTCATACGGAAAGCCACCGTTGTCGACTACGTGGAATTCGACGCAAAGAAAAGTGCAGGAAAAACCACAACCATTATCGAGGAACTGAAGGAGATCTCCGTCCTGACCCCGGCTGAGCCTGACGGGGAAATCTACAGGCACATCAACATCTGGGTCGGAAACGGGGGCTTTGCAAGTCCTGAAAACATTGGTGGGGCCGTTGTTGGTTTCAGGGTAAACAAGACGTGGATCGCCGAAAACGAAATCATCGAATCTACGATCGCCCTGAACAGGTATTCCGAAGACAGGTGGAGTGTTCTCCAGACCCGGAAGATCGGGGAAGACGAGGGGTTCATCTACTTCGAAGCCAGCTCCCCGGGATTCTCCCCGTTTGCCGTCACAGCCGAAAACAGTAAGCCCTTGATTGAGGTCCGAGAGGTAGAAGGTCAGATCCCTACAGAAACAGAGCAGATAAAGGAAACCGATTCCCTGGAAACCGAAACTCCGGAAACCGAAGAAAGTGCCGGAGATGGGGAAAAGACAGGAATCTCGAAGAGTATCATGTCAAAAGTTTTTAATTTCATTATCGGGTTCATGATAATAATCCTGATCGGGCTGGCCGTGATAGAGAAAAGGAGGCAGTAAACTGGAAAAACCCTGAAAAGCAGAGAATTCCATTTCTTCTGCTTTTCAAAACGATTCTCGAAAAAAGTGCTATTCTTAAAAAAATATTATTCCGGAAAAAGGTCATCAAAGGGTTTTAAAACCCGGTTCCTTTTTATAGACTTCCGAAATAGCTTCTTTTTCACTAAATTTCCACCATCCAGTTCTCCTTTTTTAGAATATTTGATGTCGGAAAGTCTGTCAAAAAATGATGAGTGTTTGACAAAAAATGATAAGTATAAGTACTTTGAACCTGAAAAGTATTGATAGGGAGTTTAAGATCCGGGGTCTGAAAAAAGGGGGAAGGTCAGAACCCTTGCGCTATTATGGGAGAGGTGCTTTTATGAAATTTAAGGTATTCAACGGAGGTTTTGGAAAAAAGACGTCGGTCTTTCTTTTTTCACTGTTCATGTTTATCACAATGGCCGTTTTTCCTGCAAGCGGGGAAGTCAGTGGCTGGGAAATAAATCCTGCAAACCCTGTGGCAGGAGACACCGTCCTGATCACCGGGAGTGCCTCTCCGAAAGAGGAAGTAGGGTTTCTCGTCTATTTTGAAGAAGATGTCCCGGTGATCGGA
This window encodes:
- a CDS encoding Ig-like domain-containing protein; its protein translation is MAMVTGLNESEVGYTWINWTWTNPDDTDFNRTRVYIDGVFKENTSNNYYNATNLTNNTQYEIGTRTVDQAGNINYTWVNDTASTMEMPDTEKPVINAVNLNVTGTETGKPILVTVDVTDNIEVTAVQASGTALNYETGTIWEGIITALEGTHQVNVSATDEAGNIGWNNSTTYTAVPVNQPPELATIEDQLVAENDSLAFTLTAKDPDNDELTYATNATFGTLMGNEFTWTPNYEESGTYYVEFNVTDGVLNDSETVTITVENVNRPPELELIEDQLVAENDSLAFTLTAKDPDNDELTYATNATFGTLMGNEFTWTPNYEESGTYYVEFNVTDGVLNDSETVTITVENVNRPPELELIEDQLVAENSSLAFTLTATDPDNDELTYATNATFGTLMGNEFTWTPNYEESGTYYVEFNVTDGVLNDSETVVITVENVNRPPVLVDIGDQSIDEGSELVINLSATDKDGDTLTFAKNESSVGKLTDKNFTWTPTDEDAGIYYVNFSVSDGKGGLDFEVVQITVGDVNRPPVLVDIGDQSIDEGSELVINLSATDEDGDTLTFAKNDSSVGKLTDKNFTWTPTDEDAGIYYVNFSVSDGKGGLDFEVVQITVGDVNRPPVLVDIGDQSIDEGSELVINLSATDEDGDTLTFAKNDSSVGTLTDKNFTWTPEYDEAGIYSVNFSVSDGKEGLDFEIVQITVGDVNRKPVLAEIDPQSTAENTELRIELSATDPDGDPLTYSTNATFGELADYIFLWTPAYGESGIYYVEFTASDGELTDSETITIAVGDVNRAPALDSIGNKAIAENSLLAFTLTASDDDGDDLTYGATGLPGGAQLNTTSGLFEWTPGSEDSGVYSVGFNVTDGELTDSETVQITVSDVTTVKKSSSGGGGGGGGGGGGSPEPASNVHVKELAQQFVTNGNRIRFEFIRKATVVDYVEFDAKKSAGKTTTIIEELKEISVLTPAEPDGEIYRHINIWVGNGGFASPENIGGAVVGFRVNKTWIAENEIIESTIALNRYSEDRWSVLQTRKIGEDEGFIYFEASSPGFSPFAVTAENSKPLIEVREVEGQIPTETEQIKETDSLETETPETEESAGDGEKTGISKSIMSKVFNFIIGFMIIILIGLAVIEKRRQ
- a CDS encoding TIGR04279 domain-containing protein, with amino-acid sequence MKKTIIAIILLLFTMSTVSAETSGGPSPGYIAQVVMNGSTLLFADHYDDTADGNWIQLSGGDPVRLPDPLSFTYRGVNRSEFHSESLDLAMYLNLGMYEEGNYYKEIIYPYPTHPLYTNVTGKNEVSLDFKGASGFAGQGVRVYLVKADLVSVLDMLADIRAANADDFEALFLRNFEESDYERYPETLDENEDLLLDENGDLHLDLGPKDSGDYGIVVLLDSSDDLAILSATAFKVLPYGMTVDTSIDEQSTSSYDLDVSIDLDGPDTSYNYTAVLIEASNYKAELEMESNGARTGTNLSINGRELMGDLDLPAEFSSETDLLDFIGINTEDVSNLNSFAVDVFGENTQFLKKDGHGNSTNFNFYLENVETPKDYILFTGVWKSGEGLVAFDQKEVTVDKKEDEEEEEEKPSNGGGSSSGGGGGGGGGGGGSPEPASNVRIKELAQQFVTNGNRIRFEFIRKATVVDYVEFDAKRSFGKTTTIIEELKEISVLTPADPDGEVYKHINIWVGNGGFSNTQNIASPAVGFRVNKTWIAENEIIESTVTLNRYSEGRWNALQTRKIGEDEGFIYFEASSPGFSPFAITAENNKPVVEGSEEAQPPTGTEQPEETETPETEESPGEKEKTGISKSFMSKTFSFIIGFMVVILIGLAVMEKQKQ